A region from the Diadema setosum chromosome 13, eeDiaSeto1, whole genome shotgun sequence genome encodes:
- the LOC140236932 gene encoding proteasome assembly chaperone 3-like, with amino-acid sequence MESQKGYPTSKTGAVTLDGRHTDFVLTPFEDRSFLVVTQYQKLGTLIHVTKDSLPLDKREETYSTHVLLGRDEPVIHVFARNIASQVLKSESKPLLLSLALEDYSPAVLKGIQKVIENYLL; translated from the exons ATGGAATCCCAAAAAGGCTATCCAACCTCGAAGACG GGTGCGGTGACTCTGGATGGGAGGCACACAGACTTTGTTCTCACTCCTTTTGAAGACAGATCCTTTCTTGTTGTTACACAGTATCAGAAACTTGGGACGCTC ATCCATGTCACCAAAGATTCTTTGCCTCTTGATAAGAGAGAAGAGACATACTCTACTCATGTTTTACTTGGCAGAGACGAG CCGGTGATCCATGTGTTCGCCCGGAACATAGCCAGCCAGGTCCTAAAGTCGGAGTCGAAGCCGCTCCTCCTGAGTCTGGCGCTGGAAGACTACTCACCAGCCGTTCTCAAGGGCATTCAGAAGGTCATTGAAAACTACCTGTTATGA